A stretch of the Capricornis sumatraensis isolate serow.1 chromosome 19, serow.2, whole genome shotgun sequence genome encodes the following:
- the LRFN5 gene encoding leucine-rich repeat and fibronectin type-III domain-containing protein 5: protein MEKFLFYLFFIGIAVKAQICPKRCVCQILSPNLATLCAKKGLLFVPPNIDRRTVELRLADNFVTNIKRKDFANMTSLVDLTLSRNTISFITPHAFADLRNLRALHLNSNRLTKITNDMFSGLSNLHHLILNNNQLTLISSTAFDDVFALEELDLSYNNLETIPWDAVEKMVSLHTLSLDHNMIDNIPKGTFSHLHKMTRLDVTSNKLQKLPPDPLFQRAQVLATSGIISPSTFALSFGGNPLHCNCELLWLRRLSREDDLETCASPALLTGRYFWSIPEEEFLCEPPLITRHTHEMRVLEGQRATLRCKARGDPEPAIHWISPEGKLISNATRSLVYDNGTLDILITTVKDTGAFTCIASNPAGEATQTVDLHIIKLPHLLNSTNHIHEPDPGSSDISTSTKSGSNTSSSNGDTKISQDKIVVAEATSSTALLKFNFQRNIPGIRMFQIQYNGTYDDTLVYR, encoded by the coding sequence AtggaaaaatttcttttttatctgtttttcattGGCatagcagtgaaagctcagatcTGTCCGAAGCGCTGTGTCTGTCAGATTTTGTCTCCTAATCTTGCAACCCTTTGTGCCAAGAAAGGGCTTTTATTTGTGCCACCAAACATTGACAGAAGAACTGTGGAACTGCGTTTGGCAGACAATTTTGttacaaatattaaaaggaaagatTTTGCCAATATGACCAGCTTAGTGGACCTGACTCTGTCCAGGAATACAATAAGTTTTATTACACCTCATGCTTTTGCTGACTTACGGAATCTGAGGGCATTGCATTTGAATAGCAACAGATTGACTAAAATTACAAATGACATGTTCAGTGGGCTTTCCAATCTCCATCACTTGATATTGAACAACAATCAGCTGACTTTAATTTCTTCTACAGCATTTGATGATGTCTTTGCCCTTGAAGAGCTGGATCTGTCATATAATAATTTAGAAACAATTCCATGGGATGCTGTTGAGAAGATGGTTAGCTTGCACACCCTCAGTTTGGACCACAATATGATTGATAACATTCCTAAGGGGACTTTCTCCCATTTGCACAAGATGACTCGGCTAGATGTAACATCAAATAAGTTGCAGAAGCTACCGCCTGACCCTCTCTTTCAGAGAGCTCAGGTCCTAGCAACCTCAGGAATCATAAGCCCTTCTACTTTTGCATTAAGTTTTGGCGGAAACCCTTTGCATTGCAATTGTGAACTGCTGTGGTTGAGACGTCTATCCAGAGAAGATGACCTGGAGACCTGTGCTTCTCCAGCACTTTTAACTGGCCGCTATTTTTGGTCCATTCCTGAGGAAGAGTTTCTGTGTGAGCCTCCTCTCATTACTCGGCATACCCACGAGATGAGAGTCCTGGAGGGTCAAAGGGCAACCCTGAGGTGCAAAGCCAGGGGAGACCCCGAACCTGCAATTCACTGGATTTCTCCTGAAGGGAAGCTTATTTCAAATGCAACAAGATCTCTGGTGTATGATAATGGAACACTTGATATTCTTATAACGACTGTGAAGGATACAGGTGCTTTTACCTGCATTGCTTCCAATCCTGCTGGGGAGGCAACACAAACGGTGGATCTTCATATCATTAAGCTCCCTCACTTACTAAACAGTACAAACCATATCCACGAGCCTGATCCTGGTTCTTCAGACATCTCCACGTCTACTAAGTCAGGTTCTAACACAAGCAGTAGTAACGGTGATACTAAAATAAGTCAAGATAAAATTGTGGTGGCAGAAGCAACATCATCTACTGCACtacttaaatttaattttcaaagaaatatccCGGGAATACGTATGTTTCAAATCCAGTACAATGGTACTTATG